One region of Anaeromyxobacter paludicola genomic DNA includes:
- a CDS encoding c(7)-type cytochrome triheme domain-containing protein, producing MRIPGALLPALLLLSPLAAAGMELPPPHTYGRVIMGRRAGAAGVPPVAFDHWRHRARYTCRLCHVDVGFAMTAGASQVSAETNRGGFHCGACHNGKTISEGKPIFAACSGSADVGSSPACVRCHAGVDGDRLRRDWDAFAAKLPRARGGHVDWEKAEAQGLVIPADFLPGVSFERRKLQMSKEVPFESKGWMQGNIVFSHPKHTVWNGCEVCHPEIFPSTSQGAARTSMLQIASGETCGACHGKVAFPIAECEKCHANRRPGGGGP from the coding sequence ATGCGGATCCCCGGCGCCCTCCTCCCCGCGCTGCTGCTCCTCTCCCCGCTCGCCGCCGCCGGCATGGAGCTGCCGCCGCCGCACACCTACGGCCGGGTGATCATGGGCCGCCGCGCCGGGGCGGCGGGGGTGCCGCCGGTGGCCTTCGACCACTGGCGCCACCGCGCCCGGTACACCTGCCGGCTCTGCCACGTGGACGTCGGCTTCGCCATGACGGCCGGCGCCTCCCAGGTCTCGGCGGAGACCAACCGCGGCGGCTTCCACTGCGGCGCCTGCCACAACGGCAAGACCATCTCCGAGGGCAAGCCGATCTTCGCCGCCTGCTCGGGCTCCGCCGACGTGGGCTCGTCGCCCGCCTGCGTCCGCTGCCACGCCGGCGTGGACGGCGACCGGCTCCGCCGGGACTGGGACGCGTTCGCGGCGAAGCTCCCGCGGGCCCGCGGCGGCCACGTGGACTGGGAGAAGGCCGAGGCGCAGGGGCTCGTGATCCCGGCGGACTTCCTCCCCGGCGTCTCCTTCGAGCGGCGCAAGCTGCAGATGTCGAAGGAGGTCCCCTTCGAGTCGAAGGGCTGGATGCAGGGGAACATCGTCTTCTCGCACCCGAAGCACACCGTCTGGAACGGGTGCGAGGTCTGCCACCCGGAGATCTTCCCCAGCACCTCGCAGGGCGCGGCCCGCACCTCGATGCTGCAGATCGCGAGCGGCGAGACCTGCGGGGCGTGCCACGGCAAGGTCGCGTTCCCGATCGCCGAGTGCGAGAAGTGCCACGCCAACCGGCGCCCGGGCGGCGGCGGGCCCTAG
- a CDS encoding HNH endonuclease signature motif containing protein, with the protein MEIRTASGVKLVPLPYSPSPDFMAGEDGRVWSRLRHKGFGSWEYVDWHPVGGAPGKRRTVEIEVEGRRLSLSLPAVICGAFHGLPPEDKPVVRHLDGDRENNRPENLAWGTQEEAWADEYRRRRPSGPSRRARRFSREDREHLRWALAVGLCSQREAARRLGVALSTVQSVLRPGPSGANGANGRDDDGPDAEP; encoded by the coding sequence GTGGAGATCCGCACCGCGTCGGGCGTGAAGCTCGTCCCGCTGCCGTACAGCCCGAGCCCCGACTTCATGGCCGGCGAGGACGGCCGGGTCTGGTCGCGCCTGCGCCACAAGGGCTTCGGGAGCTGGGAGTACGTGGACTGGCACCCGGTCGGCGGCGCACCGGGGAAGCGGCGCACGGTCGAGATCGAGGTCGAGGGGCGGCGGCTCTCGCTCTCCCTGCCGGCGGTGATCTGCGGCGCCTTCCACGGGCTCCCGCCGGAGGACAAGCCGGTGGTCCGCCACCTCGACGGCGACCGCGAGAACAACCGCCCCGAGAACCTGGCGTGGGGCACGCAGGAGGAGGCCTGGGCCGACGAGTACCGGCGGCGCCGCCCCTCCGGCCCGTCCCGCCGCGCCCGCCGCTTCTCGCGCGAGGACCGGGAGCACCTGCGCTGGGCGCTCGCGGTCGGGCTCTGCAGCCAGCGCGAGGCGGCGCGCCGGCTCGGCGTCGCGCTCTCGACGGTGCAGTCGGTGCTGCGGCCGGGGCCCTCCGGCGCGAACGGCGCGAACGGCCGGGACGACGACGGCCCGGACGCGGAGCCCTGA
- a CDS encoding NHL repeat-containing protein, translating to MPTSMKNVLVLALLAAAPAARAELAFVSRGPVYADSKNAPLKAPEGVGCADGTLVVADTGNGRLVSYEWRDGVVSGGTEIKLAQVTHPVRVQLDGQGNLLVLDRKAKKIARLDPKGAFQGWLEPKGAAGVVPQAFKLDAAGDVWVLDQTSNAVLALDPTGALKSKVELPKGGIFVDLTVDAAGTVYALDARGAEVWSVEKGGAAFKLLSKGLKESMNFPAYLTHDGKGTLLVVDQNGMGVVLLGIDGSYLGRRLALGWTEGAVYYPAQLCLTPGGEMVVADRGNNRVDLFSVTR from the coding sequence GTGCCCACGTCCATGAAGAACGTCCTGGTGCTGGCGCTCCTCGCCGCCGCCCCGGCGGCCCGGGCCGAGCTGGCCTTCGTCTCGCGCGGACCGGTCTACGCCGACTCCAAGAACGCGCCGCTCAAGGCGCCGGAGGGGGTGGGGTGCGCCGACGGGACGCTGGTGGTGGCCGACACCGGCAACGGGCGGCTCGTCTCCTACGAGTGGCGCGACGGGGTGGTGAGCGGCGGGACGGAGATCAAGCTCGCCCAGGTCACGCACCCGGTGCGCGTGCAGCTCGACGGGCAGGGCAACCTCCTCGTCCTCGATCGCAAGGCGAAGAAGATCGCGCGGCTCGATCCCAAGGGCGCCTTCCAGGGCTGGCTCGAGCCCAAGGGCGCCGCGGGAGTGGTGCCGCAAGCCTTCAAGCTCGACGCCGCCGGCGACGTCTGGGTCCTCGACCAGACCTCCAACGCCGTGCTGGCGCTCGACCCGACCGGCGCGCTCAAGAGCAAGGTGGAGCTGCCGAAGGGCGGGATCTTCGTGGACCTCACCGTGGACGCCGCCGGGACCGTCTACGCGCTCGACGCGCGCGGGGCGGAGGTCTGGTCGGTGGAGAAGGGCGGCGCCGCCTTCAAGCTCCTCTCGAAGGGGCTGAAGGAGAGCATGAACTTCCCCGCGTACCTGACGCACGACGGGAAGGGGACGCTGCTGGTGGTGGACCAGAACGGGATGGGCGTGGTGCTGCTCGGCATCGACGGCAGCTACCTCGGCCGGCGGCTCGCGCTCGGCTGGACCGAGGGCGCGGTCTACTACCCGGCGCAGCTCTGCCTCACGCCGGGCGGCGAGATGGTGGTGGCCGACCGCGGGAACAACCGGGTGGACCTGTTCTCGGTGACGCGCTGA
- a CDS encoding cytochrome c3 family protein yields MRSRTPLVLLAAALLAAGAARAAGPDKLKLKPGANGKVCLDCHSGDFDAVLKRKFVHTPVRSRDCTGCHSPHASNHGKMLSAEPGRTCAACHQVVPEKPRSTHKPVADGGCLTCHDPHASGFKNNLVKAPKDLCAGCHKAVVTAAASVKFKHRPVEQDCATCHDPHGSARGERLLKGGVPELCVGCHKMERPALVAKHQNYPVAGARCTSCHDPHGSNVRGMLYDNVHPPVAKAMCAQCHEPPGSARKFQPKQAGVTLCKGCHAQKVAGMLDRTRVHWAVSNGDACLSCHSPHAGKQKGMLKANMVTVCGSCHADTVKRQALSETKHKPIADGQCTRCHDPHGAPAALMMQRPETIELCGTCHDWQKHSTHPIGAKHKDPRNPNLILDCLSCHRAHGTEYKHMNPFPTTTELCTKCHEKFKR; encoded by the coding sequence ATGCGCTCGCGTACCCCCCTGGTCCTCCTCGCCGCCGCGCTCCTCGCCGCCGGCGCCGCCCGCGCCGCCGGCCCGGACAAGCTCAAGCTGAAGCCCGGCGCCAACGGCAAGGTCTGCCTCGACTGCCACTCCGGCGACTTCGACGCCGTGCTGAAGCGGAAGTTCGTCCACACGCCGGTCCGGTCGCGCGACTGCACCGGCTGCCACAGCCCGCACGCCTCCAACCACGGCAAGATGCTCTCGGCCGAGCCGGGCCGGACCTGCGCGGCCTGCCACCAGGTGGTGCCCGAGAAGCCGCGGAGCACGCACAAGCCGGTGGCCGACGGCGGCTGCCTCACCTGCCACGACCCCCACGCCTCCGGCTTCAAGAACAACCTCGTGAAGGCGCCCAAGGACCTCTGCGCGGGCTGCCACAAGGCGGTGGTCACAGCGGCGGCGAGCGTGAAGTTCAAGCACCGGCCGGTGGAGCAGGACTGCGCCACCTGCCACGACCCGCACGGCTCGGCCAGGGGCGAGCGCCTCCTCAAGGGCGGCGTCCCGGAGCTCTGCGTCGGCTGCCACAAGATGGAGCGGCCGGCGCTGGTGGCGAAGCACCAGAACTACCCGGTGGCCGGCGCGCGCTGCACCTCCTGCCACGACCCGCACGGCTCGAACGTGCGCGGCATGCTCTACGACAACGTCCACCCGCCGGTGGCGAAGGCGATGTGCGCGCAGTGCCACGAGCCGCCCGGCTCGGCGAGGAAGTTCCAGCCGAAGCAGGCCGGGGTGACGCTCTGCAAGGGCTGCCACGCGCAGAAGGTGGCGGGCATGCTCGACCGCACCCGCGTGCACTGGGCGGTGTCGAACGGCGACGCCTGCCTCTCCTGCCACAGCCCGCACGCCGGCAAGCAGAAGGGGATGCTGAAGGCGAACATGGTGACGGTCTGCGGCAGCTGCCACGCCGACACCGTGAAGCGCCAGGCGCTCTCCGAGACCAAGCACAAGCCCATCGCCGACGGCCAGTGCACGCGCTGCCACGACCCGCACGGCGCCCCCGCCGCGCTGATGATGCAGCGGCCCGAGACCATCGAGCTCTGCGGCACCTGCCACGACTGGCAGAAGCACTCGACCCACCCGATCGGCGCCAAGCACAAGGACCCGCGCAACCCGAACCTGATCCTCGACTGCCTCTCCTGCCACCGGGCGCACGGCACCGAGTACAAGCACATGAACCCGTTCCCGACGACGACCGAGCTCTGCACCAAGTGTCACGAGAAGTTCAAGAGGTGA
- a CDS encoding cytochrome c3 family protein has protein sequence MKELSNRWWSLLALALALGAALALLAPAGAGAAERKFKTKSCIDCHQKAADKFKEAKYAHAAVKEQKCESCHLRHGTSGKLLLKQTGNALCYSCHKKESIGMDKPVVHKVLRTGECTKCHDPHGSKAPHFLKAEGAEACFGCHQREPFQRKTVHAVLKDGCGSCHAAHASTVKDLLKSEQSKLCAGCHQSNASFQKAHGGYPVTTCTNCHDPHSSDGPKLLRGSLHNPVATQSCEACHASPKSPKPFAVQAKGAQLCEGCHDAKAFAGKVQHAPVKKGECLSCHDPHGSAAPKLARAAGAKLCQTCHKRFAEPAAVQHKPMTSPQGCASCHQPHASGNAKLLKVPAEQICASCHGKVKEQAAKKKVMHAAFAAGDCGACHDPHGASTRNLFKARVDRVCYSCHRDAETRFVKVRTHRPVQDGNCTACHDGHASDNPKLLKAQGSKLCEGCHAQLFTAAPEGGTTHKPFGEGKCLDCHDPHGSNAPGMARSEQKTLCLGCHAATGKELAGATSVHPAFAKGSCTGCHSPHRSKLKRLLLTSPPDLCFACHKPVKERLGKEKAHAPASDCLTCHKPHASAQPSLVAGPVGEVCAQCHDVTDKTFSGSHLGIDPKAIRCVSCHDPHASKDGKLFKVNQHAPFASRQCDACHVASK, from the coding sequence TTGAAAGAGCTCTCGAATCGGTGGTGGAGCCTGCTCGCCCTGGCGCTCGCGCTCGGCGCGGCCCTGGCGCTCCTGGCGCCGGCCGGCGCCGGCGCGGCGGAGCGGAAGTTCAAGACCAAGAGCTGCATCGACTGCCACCAGAAGGCGGCCGACAAGTTCAAGGAGGCGAAGTACGCCCACGCCGCGGTGAAGGAGCAGAAGTGCGAGTCCTGCCACCTGCGCCACGGCACCTCCGGCAAGCTCCTCCTGAAGCAGACCGGGAACGCGCTCTGCTACTCCTGCCACAAGAAGGAGTCGATCGGCATGGACAAGCCGGTCGTCCACAAGGTGCTCCGCACCGGCGAGTGCACCAAGTGCCACGACCCGCACGGCTCGAAGGCGCCGCACTTCCTCAAGGCGGAGGGGGCGGAGGCCTGCTTCGGCTGCCACCAGCGTGAGCCGTTCCAGCGCAAGACCGTGCACGCGGTGCTGAAGGACGGCTGCGGCTCCTGCCACGCCGCCCACGCCTCCACGGTGAAGGACCTCCTCAAGTCCGAGCAGTCGAAGCTCTGCGCCGGCTGCCACCAGTCGAACGCCTCGTTCCAGAAGGCGCACGGCGGCTACCCGGTCACCACCTGCACCAACTGCCACGACCCGCACTCGTCGGACGGGCCGAAGCTGCTCCGGGGCAGCCTGCACAACCCGGTCGCCACCCAGTCCTGCGAGGCCTGCCACGCCTCGCCGAAGTCGCCCAAGCCGTTCGCGGTGCAGGCGAAGGGCGCGCAGCTCTGCGAGGGCTGCCACGACGCCAAGGCCTTCGCGGGCAAGGTGCAGCACGCCCCGGTGAAGAAGGGCGAGTGCCTCTCCTGCCACGACCCGCACGGCTCGGCGGCGCCCAAGCTCGCCCGCGCCGCCGGCGCCAAGCTCTGCCAGACCTGCCACAAGCGCTTCGCCGAGCCGGCGGCGGTGCAGCACAAGCCGATGACCTCGCCCCAGGGCTGCGCCTCGTGCCACCAGCCGCACGCCTCCGGGAACGCCAAGCTCCTCAAGGTGCCGGCGGAGCAGATCTGCGCGAGCTGCCACGGCAAGGTGAAGGAGCAGGCCGCGAAGAAGAAGGTGATGCACGCCGCCTTCGCGGCCGGCGACTGCGGCGCCTGCCACGACCCCCACGGCGCCTCCACCCGGAACCTCTTCAAGGCGCGCGTGGACCGGGTCTGCTACTCCTGCCACCGCGACGCCGAGACCCGCTTCGTCAAGGTGCGCACGCACCGGCCGGTGCAGGACGGCAACTGCACCGCCTGCCACGACGGCCACGCCTCCGACAACCCGAAGCTGCTCAAGGCCCAGGGCTCGAAGCTCTGCGAGGGCTGCCACGCGCAGCTCTTCACCGCGGCGCCGGAGGGCGGCACGACCCACAAGCCGTTCGGCGAGGGCAAGTGCCTCGACTGCCACGACCCGCACGGCTCCAACGCCCCCGGCATGGCGCGCAGCGAGCAGAAGACGCTCTGCCTCGGCTGCCACGCCGCGACCGGCAAGGAGCTCGCCGGCGCGACGAGCGTCCACCCGGCCTTCGCCAAGGGCTCCTGCACCGGCTGCCACAGCCCGCACCGCTCGAAGCTGAAGCGGCTCCTGCTCACCTCGCCGCCCGACCTCTGCTTCGCCTGCCACAAGCCGGTGAAGGAGCGGCTCGGCAAGGAGAAGGCGCACGCCCCGGCGAGCGACTGCCTCACCTGCCACAAGCCCCACGCCTCGGCGCAGCCGTCGCTCGTGGCCGGGCCGGTGGGCGAGGTCTGCGCCCAGTGCCACGACGTCACCGACAAGACGTTCTCGGGCTCGCACCTCGGCATCGACCCCAAGGCGATCCGCTGCGTGAGCTGCCACGACCCCCACGCCTCGAAGGACGGGAAGCTCTTCAAGGTCAACCAGCACGCGCCCTTCGCGTCGCGGCAGTGCGACGCCTGCCACGTCGCGTCCAAGTAG
- a CDS encoding peptidyl-prolyl cis-trans isomerase, whose product MNHRTATATLLLAFATPGLARAQGAPAAAPTPAPAAAPAGAQREMRAYLVRDGREVQAPLFSEQSATLPVARVDDEEITLQQVTDALAAAHEEGHAAPTSQHDFKPVLDRLVDMKLCVIEAREMGLEDLPEVKQAIQDEETTQLLVRVRARAVAGVKPDPKVVERLYRDAVREYQVRSLLFAKEADAKAFQKALAAGGSFEALGAKLVAAKKAQGRLEAGYTGAAGVKPEVAKVIATAPAGAARVVKLADGFTVVQVLGARYPEVPAERARAEQRALEAARQSATFKYYDALAKQHARTDKKLLAKLDLEARKPGVAALRKDQRVLATIEGDKPLTVADLIRGMEEKFFHGIDAPIKERRANAAKPHVFQVVLRQRLVLAEARRQKIAESAEFRRYMAEFKEATLFSAYLERAIMPDVKVTEDEGRAYYAKHKADFATPAMYKLESLTFSSAQDAQAAFDKLRAGTDFRWLRANASGQVKEDQRKAQLDNTVVSATALPPELANQLSGARPGDCRLQAVEGQYFLVRLVSATPGQQQPYEAARAVIGKKLIGENLNRALRASNAKIRKSHAVAVYLTRIGY is encoded by the coding sequence GTGAACCACCGGACCGCAACCGCCACTCTCCTCCTCGCCTTCGCCACGCCGGGGCTCGCGCGCGCCCAGGGCGCGCCCGCCGCCGCGCCGACCCCCGCGCCCGCCGCCGCGCCCGCCGGGGCGCAGCGCGAGATGCGCGCGTACCTCGTCCGCGACGGGCGCGAGGTGCAGGCGCCGCTCTTCTCCGAGCAGTCGGCGACGCTGCCGGTGGCGCGGGTGGACGACGAGGAGATCACGCTCCAGCAGGTCACCGACGCGCTCGCCGCCGCCCACGAGGAGGGCCACGCCGCGCCCACGAGCCAGCACGACTTCAAGCCGGTCCTCGACCGGCTGGTGGACATGAAGCTCTGCGTCATCGAGGCCCGGGAGATGGGGCTCGAGGACCTCCCGGAGGTGAAGCAGGCCATCCAGGACGAGGAGACGACGCAGCTCCTCGTGCGCGTCCGCGCCCGGGCGGTCGCCGGCGTGAAGCCCGACCCGAAGGTCGTCGAGCGGCTCTACCGCGACGCCGTCCGCGAGTACCAGGTCCGCTCGCTGCTCTTCGCCAAGGAGGCCGACGCCAAGGCCTTCCAGAAGGCGCTCGCGGCCGGCGGCAGCTTCGAGGCGCTCGGGGCGAAGCTCGTCGCCGCGAAGAAGGCCCAGGGCCGGCTCGAGGCGGGCTACACCGGCGCCGCCGGCGTGAAGCCGGAGGTGGCGAAGGTGATCGCCACGGCGCCCGCCGGCGCGGCGCGGGTGGTGAAGCTCGCGGACGGCTTCACGGTGGTGCAGGTGCTCGGCGCGCGCTACCCCGAGGTCCCCGCCGAGCGGGCCAGGGCCGAGCAGCGGGCCCTCGAGGCCGCCCGGCAGTCGGCCACCTTCAAGTACTACGACGCGCTCGCGAAGCAGCACGCGCGCACCGACAAGAAGCTCCTCGCGAAGCTCGACCTCGAGGCGAGGAAGCCGGGCGTCGCGGCGCTGCGCAAGGACCAGCGGGTGCTCGCGACCATCGAGGGCGACAAGCCGCTCACGGTGGCCGACCTCATCCGCGGCATGGAGGAGAAGTTCTTCCACGGCATCGACGCGCCCATCAAGGAGCGCCGCGCCAACGCCGCCAAGCCCCACGTCTTCCAGGTGGTGCTCCGGCAGCGGCTGGTGCTGGCCGAGGCGCGCCGCCAGAAGATCGCCGAGAGCGCCGAGTTCCGCCGCTACATGGCCGAGTTCAAGGAGGCCACGCTGTTCAGCGCCTACCTCGAGCGCGCCATCATGCCCGACGTGAAGGTCACCGAGGACGAGGGGCGCGCCTACTACGCGAAGCACAAGGCCGACTTCGCCACCCCGGCCATGTACAAGCTCGAGAGCCTCACCTTCTCGAGCGCCCAGGACGCGCAGGCCGCCTTCGACAAGCTCCGCGCCGGCACCGACTTCCGCTGGCTCCGCGCCAACGCGTCCGGGCAGGTGAAGGAGGACCAGCGCAAGGCCCAGCTCGACAACACCGTGGTGAGCGCCACCGCCCTCCCGCCCGAGCTCGCGAACCAGCTCTCCGGGGCCCGCCCGGGCGACTGCCGGCTGCAGGCGGTCGAGGGGCAGTACTTCCTGGTGCGGCTCGTGAGCGCCACCCCGGGGCAGCAGCAGCCCTACGAGGCGGCGCGCGCCGTCATCGGGAAGAAGCTCATCGGCGAGAACCTGAACCGCGCGCTGCGCGCGTCGAACGCCAAGATCCGGAAGTCCCACGCCGTGGCCGTCTACCTGACCCGCATCGGCTACTAG
- a CDS encoding GNA1162 family protein, giving the protein MRTPLRLPTLLVLATAALASACASGGGHKFHDANMDFGSVKVVAVLPFGNLSRDSAGAERVRDVFANMLLASGSIYVLPNGEVARGLSRLGVANPINPSPEEITKLGGLIKCDAVIGGVVKEYGEVRSGSASANVVSASVQMFEASSGRVIWSASSTKGGLTMMDRMFGGGGAPVNDVTESLVNDLLDRLFKQ; this is encoded by the coding sequence ATGAGAACCCCGCTCCGGCTCCCGACCCTCCTCGTCCTCGCCACCGCGGCGCTCGCGAGCGCCTGCGCCAGCGGCGGCGGGCACAAGTTCCACGACGCCAACATGGACTTCGGCTCGGTGAAGGTCGTGGCGGTGCTCCCCTTCGGCAACCTCTCGCGCGACTCGGCCGGCGCGGAGCGGGTGCGCGACGTCTTCGCCAACATGCTGCTCGCGAGCGGCTCCATCTACGTGCTGCCGAACGGCGAGGTGGCGCGCGGCCTGAGCCGGCTCGGCGTGGCCAACCCGATCAACCCGAGCCCGGAGGAGATCACCAAGCTCGGCGGGCTCATCAAGTGCGACGCGGTGATCGGCGGCGTGGTGAAGGAGTACGGCGAGGTGCGGTCCGGCTCGGCCTCGGCGAACGTGGTCTCGGCGAGCGTGCAGATGTTCGAGGCCTCGAGCGGGCGGGTCATCTGGTCGGCGTCGTCCACCAAGGGCGGCCTCACCATGATGGACCGGATGTTCGGCGGCGGCGGCGCGCCGGTGAACGACGTCACGGAGAGCCTCGTCAATGACCTCCTCGACCGGCTCTTCAAGCAGTAG